In the genome of Natranaerobius trueperi, one region contains:
- a CDS encoding 4Fe-4S dicluster domain-containing protein — translation MSTERSIPVEVASKWCKACGICIEYCPKKVLDYDKKGKAIVKNHEACIKCGLCELRCPDFAIVVKKEDESNEK, via the coding sequence ATGAGCACTGAAAGGTCTATACCGGTTGAAGTAGCTTCAAAATGGTGTAAAGCGTGTGGTATTTGTATTGAATATTGCCCTAAGAAAGTTTTAGATTATGATAAGAAAGGAAAGGCAATTGTAAAAAATCATGAAGCTTGTATTAAATGTGGATTATGTGAACTTCGGTGCCCTGATTTTGCCATTGTTGTAAAGAAGGAGGATGAATCTAATGAAAAATAG
- a CDS encoding PHP domain-containing protein produces the protein MKCFGDLHVHSTASDGILLPEELLQRADNKNLSYMALADHDTLLGTKKLMENNNSQNVQVVPAVEITSDYKDGEIHILGYFIDIYSKKLNETLKTMRSERTVRIEKMIGNLSDLGCEISKKNVFKNAGAGTVGRPHIARELVNYGYVNDVVEAFDRYLAKDKPAYVPREKLTPKEAIDLIKNNGGVAVWAHPGLVKSPYEYLLELIDLGIQGVELYHPSHSINFEIEWKKLCEDKELLITGGSDFHEFNDLHSDDIGVKGISCNHIEKLKKRSYIGPMD, from the coding sequence ATGAAATGTTTTGGAGATCTACATGTCCATTCAACGGCTTCTGATGGAATTTTATTACCAGAAGAATTATTACAAAGAGCTGACAATAAAAATTTGTCTTATATGGCTTTAGCTGATCATGATACATTACTAGGAACAAAAAAATTAATGGAAAATAATAATTCACAAAATGTTCAAGTGGTTCCTGCGGTAGAAATTACTAGTGACTATAAAGATGGAGAAATACATATTCTGGGCTATTTTATTGACATATATTCAAAAAAGCTTAATGAAACTCTAAAAACCATGCGTTCTGAAAGAACAGTTAGAATTGAGAAAATGATTGGAAATTTATCGGACTTAGGTTGTGAAATATCTAAAAAAAATGTTTTTAAAAATGCAGGGGCTGGGACTGTCGGAAGACCACATATTGCAAGAGAACTTGTTAACTATGGATATGTAAATGATGTAGTAGAAGCTTTTGATAGATATTTAGCAAAAGATAAACCTGCATATGTTCCAAGAGAAAAGTTAACTCCTAAAGAAGCTATAGATTTAATCAAAAATAATGGTGGAGTAGCAGTTTGGGCTCACCCAGGTTTAGTAAAAAGTCCATATGAGTATTTACTAGAATTAATTGATTTAGGTATTCAAGGGGTGGAATTATATCACCCTTCGCATTCCATTAATTTTGAAATCGAGTGGAAAAAATTATGCGAAGACAAAGAATTATTAATAACCGGAGGATCAGATTTTCATGAATTTAATGATTTACATTCTGATGATATTGGAGTGAAAGGGATCAGTTGTAATCATATTGAAAAATTAAAAAAGAGGAGCTACATTGGACCAATGGATTAA
- a CDS encoding 2-oxoacid:acceptor oxidoreductase subunit alpha, whose protein sequence is MKNSEAVLMQGNEACVKGALQAGATFYAGYPITPSSEVAEGFAEELPKMGGKFIQMEDEIGSMAAIIGASLAGSKSITATSGPGFSLKQENLGYACMAEVPCVVVNVQRSGPSTGGPTASSQGDVMQAKWGTHGDHPVIALSPYSVRETYDMTIQAFNLAEKFRTPVILLLDEVVGHLRENVNLPKRDEIKIINRKKPNENEEEYFPYQADEDGIPPMANFGEGKPYHVTGLHHDKTGFPNLKPEIVDDLIKRLVDKVEKASDEIIDLEVDIPEDAETVIISYGSVARSAISACKDLSTKGEKIGYIRLKTIWPFPYEQITQYLKCVNNIIVPEMNLGQILGEVEKCVDSNQNVRGVHRVDTHLITPQDIIKSIEREEK, encoded by the coding sequence ATGAAAAATAGTGAAGCTGTGTTAATGCAAGGGAATGAAGCTTGTGTTAAAGGTGCCTTACAGGCTGGCGCAACTTTCTATGCAGGTTATCCAATAACCCCATCATCAGAGGTGGCTGAAGGTTTTGCTGAAGAATTACCAAAAATGGGCGGTAAGTTCATCCAGATGGAGGATGAAATTGGTAGTATGGCAGCTATTATTGGGGCATCTCTAGCTGGGTCAAAAAGTATTACAGCAACTAGTGGTCCTGGTTTTTCATTAAAACAAGAAAACTTAGGTTATGCTTGTATGGCAGAAGTTCCTTGTGTAGTTGTTAATGTCCAAAGAAGTGGACCAAGTACAGGAGGTCCTACAGCATCTTCACAAGGAGATGTTATGCAAGCAAAATGGGGAACTCATGGAGACCATCCTGTAATTGCTCTTTCTCCTTACTCAGTTAGAGAAACATATGATATGACGATTCAAGCTTTTAATTTAGCAGAAAAGTTTCGGACTCCAGTAATACTTTTATTAGATGAAGTGGTTGGGCATTTAAGAGAAAATGTAAACCTTCCTAAGAGGGATGAAATAAAAATCATAAATAGAAAAAAACCTAATGAAAATGAAGAAGAATATTTCCCTTATCAAGCTGATGAAGATGGAATTCCACCTATGGCTAACTTTGGTGAAGGTAAACCCTATCATGTAACTGGTTTACATCATGACAAGACGGGTTTTCCAAATTTAAAACCAGAGATTGTAGATGATTTAATTAAACGGTTAGTAGATAAAGTTGAAAAGGCTTCAGATGAGATTATTGATCTAGAAGTAGATATACCAGAAGATGCAGAAACAGTTATAATCTCTTATGGGTCTGTAGCAAGATCAGCTATTAGTGCATGTAAGGACCTTAGCACTAAAGGTGAAAAGATAGGGTATATTAGACTAAAAACGATTTGGCCATTCCCTTATGAACAGATAACTCAATACTTAAAATGTGTTAATAATATAATAGTTCCAGAAATGAATTTAGGGCAAATTTTAGGAGAAGTTGAAAAGTGTGTTGATTCAAATCAAAATGTAAGAGGAGTTCATAGAGTTGATACTCACCTTATCACTCCTCAGGATATTATTAAATCCATTGAAAGGGAGGAAAAGTAA
- a CDS encoding GntR family transcriptional regulator has translation MEFELDRKTSVPYYLQIANNIKQFVESGFWKSGTKLPTERELSERLQVSRNTVSMAYKELQTEGVIVCHQGRGTFVSEQDDKLKQQSRKERLLKIIDVSIEEAIQLGFSLDEFLDITHIRAREKQEMLTQLKIAFIECNEEQINYFVNELYFDQGVSILPVLLSDLKENTESYNEQLKDVDVIITTFFHLEEIKDLLKNLNVDIVPIALELQMETVVKIARFSQETKIGLACKSENFAEKFKNAISKTGINNIEIYYTTNTSEDELINFVNSVDQIVTSPGRKKYLEKIISEKKDIVEVIFKPDEASLNLLKTTLVDLKQKVRGKIDEH, from the coding sequence ATGGAGTTTGAATTAGACAGAAAAACAAGTGTTCCATATTACTTACAAATTGCTAACAATATAAAACAATTTGTTGAGTCTGGTTTTTGGAAAAGCGGTACGAAATTACCTACTGAACGAGAATTATCAGAACGTTTACAAGTTAGTAGAAATACCGTTAGCATGGCATATAAGGAATTACAAACAGAAGGTGTGATAGTTTGTCATCAAGGTAGAGGTACATTTGTTTCAGAACAAGATGATAAACTTAAGCAACAGAGTCGAAAAGAGCGTTTGTTAAAAATTATTGATGTTTCTATTGAGGAAGCTATACAATTAGGTTTTTCTTTAGATGAATTTCTAGATATTACTCATATAAGAGCTCGTGAAAAGCAAGAGATGTTAACACAGCTTAAAATTGCTTTTATTGAATGCAATGAAGAACAAATAAATTATTTTGTCAATGAATTATATTTCGATCAAGGTGTATCGATATTACCAGTCCTATTATCAGATTTAAAAGAAAATACAGAAAGTTATAACGAACAATTAAAAGATGTTGATGTTATTATCACAACATTCTTTCATTTAGAAGAAATTAAAGACCTATTAAAAAATTTAAATGTCGATATTGTTCCTATAGCACTCGAACTGCAAATGGAAACTGTTGTAAAGATAGCTCGTTTTTCACAGGAAACAAAGATTGGTTTAGCTTGCAAATCTGAAAATTTTGCAGAAAAATTTAAAAATGCTATATCTAAAACCGGAATAAATAACATAGAGATCTATTATACGACTAATACTTCTGAAGATGAATTAATCAACTTTGTTAACTCAGTTGATCAAATTGTAACAAGTCCAGGGAGAAAGAAGTATTTAGAGAAAATCATTAGTGAAAAAAAAGATATAGTGGAGGTGATTTTCAAGCCTGATGAAGCTTCATTGAATTTACTTAAAACCACTTTAGTGGATTTAAAACAAAAAGTTAGGGGGAAAATTGATGAGCACTGA